In Fusarium oxysporum f. sp. lycopersici 4287 chromosome 13, whole genome shotgun sequence, the DNA window TCCCATGCGAGTGATAATGGTGACCTTGCCATACTGTGCAGTATCGGGAGCCAGGGTGTCAAGGAGGGCAATAACGTCTGCTGCTGTGGCTGTTGGACCGATTTTGACGCCGATAGGGTTTCGCAGTCCACGAGCGTACTCAACATGGGCGCCATCAAGTTGACGAGTTCGCTCACCCAGCCAGATTGATGTTGCTGACAGGTTATAGGACTCATGTGTAAGAGCAGATTCATAGGGGAGATGAAGTGCCTCGTGCGACGTGTAAAGATGACACTTGTTGAATGCCTTCCCAGGTACTGAATTCGCCAACCCAGTGACATGACGGATGCTGTTTTGCGTCGCAGCGGCATAGAAGTAACCCAACATGAGCCGCTTTGGGTCTGGATTTCTATCCTCGAGTCCCTCAGAGTTGATTATGTGGCCTCGGAATGCGTGCACCTTGTCGCCATTTGGGAGCACCTCGAGGGGGTTTGACCTTGGCTTGGCGTATTGTCCTGCAATACGTCCGAGTGGTATGACAGGCTTTCCTATCGCATCTTCGAGTATCTGGCTCTGCTGATGGAGCAGGTCAACCTTGCGATGGATGATATCATGCTGTATATCGTGGAAGCTCTCTGCACAGTCTCCTccttggatgatgaagccaCGACCCAGAGCAACATGGTAGAAGCGCACACGAGCCTGCTCTATCTCTAAGCGACTAACAAGAGGCGGCAGTTGCTTGAGTGATGCACATACATCCTCCAGGGCATTGGTATCATTGTACTCTACGGCCTGAGCAGCGTACTTTGACCGCCATGAGTCTGGCGTCCAATGGATGGCCCCATTGCCATTCGTCGTGATTTCCTTGACTAACGCTGAAGCTGCGGACTTTCGGTTCCGGTAACCGGCAGAAAGCCGGAGGTTGTATGTCTAATCAAGGTATCTTAGCAGCGGCAACGGGTAGGAGTTGGTTCCTGGGTAAAGATTTTACCGGTATCTCAACATGCATCGCGGGTGTATGTAACATGTCCCGTAGTGGTTGCCACTTGTCCAATTGTGCGACGGTTGTTTATCAATGGATTACTTAAAGATTGTATGAGTCTCTGAGTGAAAAATATATCGGCATAAGGTCGAAGAGACAAGTGATTTCTGAAGATATCGCTGATCTCAATAATTACGcataagaaataaataaaggaGTCTCTTTCTAAATGTAATCAACCAGAGATCTTCCTGGCATACACTCGGCTTGGGTTTCGGTCAATAGCAGCGAGCAGAAACGAGCCTCAATCGTAGGCCTACAATGTCACGATTTTGCGTGATTTTGCCATGAGTTGTTGTGTTCCCAGTTCGTGCCAGTTACATTCCGCTGCTGACCAAAACGTGCCTTGCAAGACGTGGGGGCTTCCTGTAGGATGCTATCGTGGCAAACAGACTATGCTAGAGGCCCCGATCCGCTAATGCAAGGCCTGGAGGAGAGTTTCTGCGGGTCGGAGTTGGAACTGCATCGATGTGGCAGACCGAATCGTTGGGGAGGTGTTGCTCGGACATAATTGACCATGGCACTTGGCCAGAAATACGGCTGCATATGCACGTCGAGTCACAATCCTGGCCAACGCTTTCTTCAGACGTGAGAGGGATTGTATGCAGGCGGCATAGTGAGCTGGGCGGGCGAGGTTTGCGTTACAGGAACTGCCTTCCATTTCGTACTAAAAATGTCCTTGCTGGGTTTGACCAAGAGTAGTGAACTAAGTATCCATATCACGTGTTCATAGAATATGAATAATAGCATGAGGTTACATTAACGTTAATTGTTTTCATGTCATGACTTTCACAGATGATATTgaaatacttaaataaagaGGCTATTTAAAAATATCGCTTAAACATTATGCACTACCTGCTTGAAGCAGAGGAGCATTAGCTACAGCCTCAGACGTCTCGCGTTGCATATCATCAGTCCAGGTCGTGGTGTTTTGGCCGTTTTTATGCAGATACGCCAATCTCTCCACAACATGCTTTCCTGCGTAGACTGCGCCATACTTCTGCGGGTTCGCGGCAGTGCAACAAGCCTTGATGGGTTCAACTAAGGCTTCTCGGTTAGGATGGCCAAACCAGGCAATGGAGTAGCGTGCCGGGATAATGTCAGGAATGTTGCCGTCGGCATCAGCCTTGGGAACCGGCTCCACAACGCGATGCTCGGTAGAGATGAGGATGTCGTTGAACCAGCGGGACAGCAGATCTCCAACTGTTCTTGGTTAGTCATTTTCATCTTGCATAGAGGAATCTCTCCAGGGTTCGGTAGCTTACCGTTGATAATGGCGCATCCGGGAATCGGTGGAGCATCGATGTACTTCCCGTCGGCTCGGCGCACCTGCAGACCCCCACTCTCATCGTTGAAGAGCAGGGTAAGGGTACCATAGTCTGTATGTGCCGAGGCCCTGGTCCTTTCTTTGAACGCAGCTCGAGTTGTCTCAGGGTAGTAGATGACACGGAAGAAGTGGTCCTTTTCGTCAACATGGGGCTCAAAGAAGCTCCCGTCGACACCGACTTGCTCTGCTAGAACacgaagaagaacaaggtGGACCTCATGACACTTttcaaagaagaagttcatGTCGTCCCGGAACTCTGGCCAGTTCTCAGGCCACTGATTTGGCCTCGTTGAGTCATTCTCCTTCCCAACATCAAAAGCCTCTTTGAGATCAGAATGACGAGAATCTCCTGAAGTTCGAGCGGGAGAAAACCATCCATGGAAGCCCTTGGACTCCCCCGTCTCGACCTTTGCCTTTTCTGATACGGGTAGAGCGAAGAACTTCTTTGCGTGAGAGAAGAGATTCTCTCGAGCAAAATCTGGGATAGAGTGGTTTGACAGGTACACAAATCCAACGTTGACAAAGGCGTCGAAGAGTTTTTGCTTCTCTTTAATGCTGTCTTCCAGGACTCCTGGCGACCTGGAGATCGAGGGACCAATAATCTTGGCAAAGTCAATGACTGGGAGACTGGCAGTTTCTTTTGACGCCATTTCCAGAGATTGTTTGACAAAAACGAAGTCGTTGTGGTAGAATTGTATGAGAGCTTGGTCGTTTTAGTCTAGACACTGCTGTATCTGTTAAGCCTTGCTCAAATTCTCAAATTTGGACCTATGACCGATTTATGGATTAAGACTAGAACAATTTCTTAAACACATACTCAATCACCTACTACAAGAGCCTCATGCAAGTGTCTGCCGATTCAATTGGAAAGTCGTGTAGGCATCCGTCATTCACAAGCCATGTCTGCTTTTAGGTGGTAGAGACGATCCGGGCCGCATCGGAGCTGGTACCCTGTCAGCATACCCTGAACCAGTTCAGCACCAGGGAGTACACTGCAATTGTCACGGCGAAGTAGCTATGAACCCTTGGCAAAGTTTATGCATATAACCCGTATATCCATGCAAGTCCGACTAAAACTGCGCTGACTGGTCGCGTCATCGAGGACCCTTATGTCGCGTAGACGCGGAATTTGGGAACGCGAGCTGCCTATGTGATGCTAGAACCGCCACGTCATGGTTTACGCTAACCTGGGGAAAGGCTAGTTGATCTTCACGAGCCGTTTCGAGATGGTGAGTGATATGCATTAGCTCTTACAGGGCTCGGAGCGCGCTGGAAATATACGAGAATAGGAAGTTGGCATCGCAATTGCGTCAATTTCAGTTGCATGTTGAAACACAGTAAGTAAGTTGTCGGCATGTAATTCTGTTGAAGTGCTTTTCTGCCAGGAAGACGAGATTGTCGAAATGGATGGGGTACATGCCTCACAAGCCAGAGACCAAGGCTCGTGTGGAAGACCAAAGCAACTTCAATATTTAATGCCTTGATTTGAGATCAATCAGACTTTCTTCACATTTTTAATTCAAGTCACAATCTCCACTATCCCCAAGATGGTCTTTGAGTCAAAGTTTCCCAAGGTTGACCCGCCGTCCACGGACGTGttcaacttcatcttcaacactgCTCGAGAGAAGTATTCCAAAGACAAAGTCTTATACCGGGTCCACAACACCGGAGAGACTTTAACTTTAGAAGAGCTCGAGAACAAGAGCTTGCGACTGGCTAGCGTTCTTGTCAAAAAATACGGCATTAAGCCTAATTATGTCATTGCATTTTTAGCCAACAACTCTGTGAGCCATCTTTGCCTTCCTGTCTACGCAGCTGATTTAACTGACATCTAACAGATAAATTATCCTATTGCTTTCTTTGCAGCACTAGCAGCTGGAGCTACAATCTCTCCAATTCCTGTTCAGCAAGGACTTGATGCTCTGGCCATCATTCCCAGACTCGAACAAGCTGATGCCAAGTTGATCATAACTGACTCAACCCTGGCATCTATCACAAAGCCGGCAGCTGAAGCGTTCAATGGCATTCCTCTGATCAGCCTCGACGATTCTTCTGAGGGAATCAGCAACGTCGAAGAGCTGCttgccgaagaagatgagctcTTCAATGGCTTCAGGCTCTCCTCCCACGAGGAAACTGAGAAGCACTATGCTTTCATTTACCGTACCAGTGGTTCATCAGGCAACGTCAAGTCGTTCCTCACAACTCATGCTCACTGGGCAGCCAATCTCCTCACAACCCGCCTGACCGTACCCTCCGACACAGATCCCGAGAAGGATGTCTGGCTGTCCTCTCTGCCTTTCGCTTATGGAATCAATGCAAAGCTGAACCTCGGTCTGAACATCCTTCTTGGTATCCCTGTCATTATTCTCACTCAGCCTTTTGACCAATCTAcctttcatctcatcgacaaATATGCCATCACCTTTCTGTTTGTCACCCCACCGCTTGCAGCCCAGATCGCAAAGTCGGAGAAGGTCGGGGTCACTTACAAGAGCATCAAATGGCTTCTATCTGCTGGAGCTCCTGTCCATACCAAGATCCGGGATGCAGTTCAAGACAAGTTCAATGGTGTTCGTCTGACTCTTGAATGGGGTACTACAGAGACTCTCCTCATCGCCCTCCAAGTCGACGAGGCTTCATCTGTGCCAGGATCAAGTGGTACCCTCGTCCACGGTTTCGAAGCCAGGGTCCTCGATATTGAGACTGGCAAGGACCTTGGTCACAACGAGCAAGGAGAAATTCTTGTGAGGAATAGTCTCGCTCGCTTTGCTGGCTACAAGGACAATGAGGAGGCTAATAAGGACTTTGACGCTGATGGTTGGTTCCATTCTGGTGACGTCGGATACATCGATGAGAACTCCAATGTCTTCATCGTTGACCGGTTGAAAGAGCTACTCCGTGTAGGCGACGGTTACGGTACACACGCCTCAGCGGCTGAGTTTGAGGCTGTTCTCTTTGACCATCCCGCCGTAGCAACAGCCGTCGTGGTGGGTATCCGTGACCAAGAGACCCAGCAGGAACATCCNNNNNNNNNNNNNNNNNNNNNNNNNNNNNNNNNNNNNNNNNNNNNNNNNNNNNNNNNNNNNNNNNNNNNNNNNNNNNNNNNNNNNNNNNNNNNNNNNNNNNNNNNNNNNNNNNNNNNNNNNNNNNNNNNNNNNNNNNNNNNNNNNNNNNNNNNNNNNNNNNNNNNNNNNNNNNNNNNNNNNNAGCCCGATGCGACACCAAGCCACGATTTAAATGCCGAGGAAAGGTCTTCTGCTTTGGACAAACTGGCCAGAGAGCTGGAGGGATACGTTGAGACGAAGCTGGGCAAGTTCAAGAGGCTCTCAGGTGGGGCATTTTTCGTAGAGAAGTATCCTTACGTTGGTTACAAGATTAACAAGAGGAGGCTGAAAGAGCTGGTACATGTTGGGCCGTCTTCGGATAGCTTTGCGCGATGGattgatgctgctgcttaattatacttaatattgCATTGAAATTGACATTACTATTTCACATACTAGCAAATTCAGTCCCAAAGGCACACTCCACCTACAAATATTTACCAGTCTCAATTCCGAATCTGCCGAGAAGCTCATCTCTAACCCCATAATGAAAACAAGACGTCTTGCAATTTAGTTATACATGACTCAAGACCACGACAAGCCAGGATCATAATCCACTATAGCGCCATGCCTATTCTTCAAGTGACTCCACATTGATTTGTCGGAATTAAAGCTGCGGTGACCTTTTACGCTAGAGCCGCAATCAAAGCAATACCAGTAATGTTCATGCATATCCATCTCTCCCAGACGCCCGGGGCGCCTAATGAAGCTAACGTGTTTCGCCCTCAGATGCTCAATCGCTTTCCCCATGTCAAAGAGTTCTTTATCATGATCATAGCAAGTTAGAATAGGCCGCCGGCTAGATGTCGTCAATATTAATGGCCTTACTATTATGTTTTAATACGTACGGCATGTTTACTCATCTCAGAAGAGCCTCGTCCTTCGTATGGTGGCGCGATAGCCAACAGTGTCATCGACAATGGTCAGGATTTGCTCTAATATGCCAGATGAGAGCCTCGGAACACTTGATGGAATTTATGCTGGGGGTCTTGGCCCTATAAATACTGTGCAGAGTAGAACCGTAGCTCaaactataataaattacCAGGTCTCTTTTAACTTCGTCCTCCAGTCTGCCTGAAGGGAAGTACCGATAGAGGGAAGAAAATATAGGGTAAGGATCCGCACCGCCGTAGGTACATTCGGATTGGCTCAGCTCTGGCCAGACTTCGATATCGGTGGGTTCTCGGTGGGTTCTCGGTGGGTTCTCGGTGAGTTCCATTGTGCTGGGCCAATGAACAGCTTGAGAAGGCAACTTCCGACACCACCACGCATAACTGAAGTTATGAGCACTAACGTTTATGACTTCGGTGCAGCAGCGAGACAGGCCACTTACGAGGGATCTCGCATACGACtctatatatatactttaacACTAATTTTTTGTAACCCTATCTAATACTGCTttccatctcaaagcttTGAGGTCCTTAATCTCAAGACTTCGTCAACCATTAATTGACAGCAACCGAGGTATTGTGTTGGATCGACCAATGACGTCAGCTGCTCTGTAGTTAAATGCTTTGTGACTTGCTCAATCTTTTGTAGTGATTCTATCAAGGATAAATTTCCCTCGATTGCAGACACGCACGCACCGTAGACTACTTCATGAGCCTCCTGTCGTCCTATGAACTCAGCCAACTTCATCATAACAGCCTCAGCAACTATGAGCCCTCGTGTCGACTCCAGGTTGGTCTTCATTGCGCCTGAATTGACCTGTAGGCCTGATAGTGCAAAGTTGGCTTGATAAAGTGAGCCAACCACCGAGATGAACGCGACCGGAAGTGCAGCCCACTCTAGGTGCCAAGGTCCCGAGGCACGCTCAAAGTCTGATACCATACCATCTAACACCAGCCCTGCCTGTGCCCGAAGGATCTTAGATTGTGCTAGGATGATCTCGCTCGAAATAGGGTTTCGTTTCTGAGGCATCGTTGACGATGCTCCTCGATGAGGTACAAAAGGCTCAGCAACCTGGGAATCATTCAATGTCAGTTCACGTTTACATAAGTAGACGACGATATTCACTTACCTCGTTAAGCTCGTTGGACGACATAATCATCAGATCAAGCGCAATCTTGCCCAATGAACCTCCAATCAAAGCCAAAAAGTTCACGACCTCAGCAATAGTATCTCGAGCGACGTGCCAGGTGATAACGGGGTCTTTGAGACCCAAGATGGCAGCTAGCCTCTTTCGTACTCGAATACCGTCATCTGAGCTACCTAGCGAAGCCAAAGTACCAGCAGCGCCGCCGAATTGCACCAGAAGACACCGTTCCTTGATTTGTTGCAGGCGTTCAGCGTGACGTCGAAGCCCAGAAAGCCAAACACCACATTTGTAGCCAAAAGTGATGGGTAGGGCGTGTTGTAGATGTGTTCGGCCTGCCATTGGCGTGTCGCGGTACTTGGAAGACATTGACTCGAGGGTGTTTATTGTTTCACCGAGGTGGCGCTCCACGATTGCGATGCCGTCCTTGATCTGTAGTTGCGAAGCCAAGTCCATGATATCTTGTGTTGTAGCGCCCCAATGAATGTATCCGGCTTGTCTTGTTAGCTGCCGCACTCCTTAATTCAGACAAGTGGTTGCGTACTTACATTGCTGATAAGGTACCCAAGAAGCCATTTGttcgacaagaccaaggatgGGGTAACCGACAACCTCTGCCCTCTTTGCAAGCAAAGGCCAATCGATTTTCGATACATCAGAATGCTCACGGATGACTTTGGCGGTTCCCAAAGGAATCACACCTTGGTCTTCCTCTGCTTGAGCCAAGGCACATTCTGCCTCGATCAATTTCGAGACATATGATCGTTCAGAGAAGCACTCTCGAATTTCTTCTGTTCCGAAAGTGTCTCTGAACAGAGAAGTATCATGAACGGTAGCAGCAGCCATTGTTGTGTATTTGAGGTGCTAAAAGCTTTGAAGTGAGGCTAGAAAGCAAGAAGCATGAATCCTTCTGGGGTCTCATGACAAAGGACGTCGAGGTTTATGTATGCACTCACTCATCATGACAGGTCCACAGCAAGACCAGTACCGAAGGCCGATGGCCCGCTGGAATATACCAATCACTATCCCTATCCCGACACTGTCGTCCCGCTTTTCAATAATAGTGGGGAACGGGATACGGCGTTGGGCTCGCTTAATGCGGGATAAGCATGACTCGCGTGTGCGGGATAACGGAATAGCGGGATAGCGGCTTAAGGCTTACCCTATGATCACCATAGATCAATTGTCCAACGGTGTACCTTCGTGCTTCTCCGCATTCACCCCGCGACTAATCCTTCTCCATGGGGTATACAGCGGGaatgttgagcttgaaggctTGGGCCAGAAACTGGCTCCAGAGATTTATAAGAACGTGGAGATGGCTCTCGGTTTGTGATCCATTCCCTTGCTCTCCAGACTTACCAATCTAAGTTCCTGTTTTTTTTCCATCTTGATCTACCTACAATAGATATCTCTTTGACAGTTCTTTGCCAGTTCTTCTGCACACTTTGTAACGCAGCCATGGCTGTCCTTTCAGAGCCCCAAATGTCCACCCCTCCAAAGGACGTGAAACCTGACGCAGGCTTCGACGCTGTTCACGATGAGAAAGTCATCGAGCAGAACGGAGTTGATAATCATCGCGAAGACTACTCGGGTGCTGCAACCAAGACTGATCCTGCTGAGATTGCCTTGGTCCGGAAGCTGGACAGGATGATCATGGTGAGACTTGGATCCAATGATTACCGTTATCTTCACGCAGAATTGCTAATGAGTAAGCCTATTCTCTGGGCCATGTACTTCCTCAACTACCTCGATCGAAACGCCCTGCCCCAAGCACGCCTGAATAGCCTCGAAAAAGATCTGAACCTCAAAGGTGTCCAGTACAACACCGCAATCTCGATCCTATTCGTTGGTTATCTCTTGATGCAAAGTATGCTCTGCGATCACATCATCATGACTCTCGGGGCTAACTCTGGCACTTCACAGTTCCCTCAAACATGTTCATGACACGAACCAGACCGTCCATCTATCTATCCTGCTGCATGATTGGCTGGGCCGCCGTGTCAGCTTGTACCGCAACTGTCAAGAATTACTCTGGCCTGATTGCTTGTCGTTTCTTCTTGGGTTTTGTAGAGGCTGTAAGTACTTGCCAGCTTCCACTTGCGCCTACCGCTGCTAATGCATTATCACAGCCATTTTATCCAGGCGCCCTCTATCTGCTATCGATCTACTACACTCGAAAAGAACTCGCTACACGCATTTCGTTGCTCTACACTGGCCAAGTCGTAAGCACCGGCTGTTCAGGGCTTATTGCGGCAGCTACATTCTCTACACTcgaccaagtccaaggaaTTGCTGGTTGGCAGTGGTACGTAAACAACTTCCAATCAGTCACAAGGTTTAATTGCTAACGCTTAAACCTCCAGGCTCTTTATCATTGAAGGCTCAGTAACAGCTCTTGTCGCGGTATTTGGCTTCTTTCTACTCCCCGATGACCCTTCCGAGACTCGATGGCTCACGCCTGAAGAGCGCGAACTTTGCATCAAGCGAATTAGTCGAGATACTGTCGGCCAGCAGGTTCGAGGTACAACTTGGGAAGGTCTCAAGCAAGCTTGCAAGGATCCTCGAACCTGGCTTTTCTGCCTTATGCAGAACCTCCATATCAGGTATGGTGCTTCGAGATGTCACCTTTGCTGGCTGGTCATGCTAACTGCATCCCAGTGCATGCTCTTTTAACAACTTCTTCCCGACCATTGTCCGTGCCATGGGATTCAAGTCTACTACAGCCTTGCTTCTCACCGCACCTCCATACTTTGTTTCTGGCATTCTTGGTATCCCATTCGCATGGTCGTCTGGTCACTTCAATGAGCGGACCTGGCATATCACAGCAGGCCTGTCTCTGGCTGTCATCGGCTTTGTCATGTCATGTGCAACTGTTAACGTAGCAGTGCGATATACAGCAACTTTCCTTTATGCTACTGGCGCTTACTCGGTTGGATCGGTTATTCTGGGCTGGGTAAGCAATACCCTCTCTCAAACTCCTGAGAAAAAGTCGGTTGCGTATGCTCTGGTCAATGTTACAGCCAACTTGGCTTACATCTACTGCGCTTACCTTTGGCCCTCATCAGATGGTCCCGATTATCTTATGGGATTCTCCACCATGGTGGCCTTTGCTGCCACGAGCATCATGTGTGCCTGGGCTATGAGGTTCTGGTTGAAGAGACTCAACCGCAAGATCCTTGAGTCAGAGAACGAGAGTGTTGCTTTTTATACCTACTAGATAACTCTGATTTAAAATAAAAGGGGTTTGAACCTGGGCCTATTGTTAACTTGAAGCAATTAATCAACTCGTTTGTGTTAAATTAACCTAGAATACCCAAGGACATAAAAGAACTAATCGTAACATGAAGAAAGCGCGAATGAGGTTATTTTTCTCTTAtgtaaaagaagaagagcacCGCAGAGCCAGATGATGTCCTACAACAATGAACAGCTGGCTGATCTATTACCAATGCAAAGGTTTTTAAAGAAAGAGAGACTAGAATTGCAGATACCCCTTAAAGTACGGTCTCATAATTGCATCAGGCCATGTATGTACGGCGGAGAACTATAGGGTGGTTTTGATACACTTTTACCGTTGGCAAAGATGCTCTAAAGAAGACTTAAGGTGTCTACTAAAGTTTTTAAAAGAGGCGATGCAAAGCTGAGGGGTATTGACAATCTCTATTGTAGTTGAGTTTTGCCTCAAAATCGAATAGGATATAATTGGAATACCCAGGTAGGCTCTATTTCTAGATCAGAATGAAAAACGGCAGCGATCGGAACCTGCATGAAATAGGCATCACTGTAATAGAGAACTTTGAAATGAAGAGGGGCTTCGTGCCTCTAGTATAACAGCAATCTGTTTTCAATGAGCTGAGTGGCGTAAGTCAGCGGGACAACAATCATTTCGTCACTACAGCGTGACGCACAGCAAAGGTGAGGGCTTGGTAGTACCTATAATCAGCCCTCGAGTTCTTGATTTACTTTTGTTCCGCTGTACCCGACGGGAAGAGTCTTCAAACAGGCTCTCCATTCTCAATCATGGATACTTTACCGTCTGCCCTGATCTAAAGGTTTACCTGGCAGATATGAAAAAAATGGAGAGCCGCCG includes these proteins:
- a CDS encoding hypothetical protein (At least one base has a quality score < 10) codes for the protein MVFESKFPKVDPPSTDVFNFIFNTAREKYSKDKVLYRVHNTGETLTLEELENKSLRLASVLVKKYGIKPNYVIAFLANNSINYPIAFFAALAAGATISPIPVQQGLDALAIIPRLEQADAKLIITDSTLASITKPAAEAFNGIPLISLDDSSEGISNVEELLAEEDELFNGFRLSSHEETEKHYAFIYRTSGSSGNVKSFLTTHAHWAANLLTTRLTVPSDTDPEKDVWLSSLPFAYGINAKLNLGLNILLGIPVIILTQPFDQSTFHLIDKYAITFLFVTPPLAAQIAKSEKVGVTYKSIKWLLSAGAPVHTKIRDAVQDKFNGVRLTLEWGTTETLLIALQVDEASSVPGSSGTLVHGFEARVLDIETGKDLGHNEQGEILVRNSLARFAGYKDNEEANKDFDADGWFHSGDVGYIDENSNVFIVDRLKELLRVGDGYGTHASAAEFEAVLFDHPAVATAVVVGIRDQETQQEHQPDATPSHDLNAEERSSALDKLARELEGYVETKLGKFKRLSGGAFFVEKYPYVGYKINKRRLKELVHVGPSSDSFARWIDAAA
- a CDS encoding 3-carboxy-cis,cis-muconate cycloisomerase, which translates into the protein MAAATVHDTSLFRDTFGTEEIRECFSERSYVSKLIEAECALAQAEEDQGVIPLGTAKVIREHSDVSKIDWPLLAKRAEVVGYPILGLVEQMASWVPYQQSGYIHWGATTQDIMDLASQLQIKDGIAIVERHLGETINTLESMSSKYRDTPMAGRTHLQHALPITFGYKCGVWLSGLRRHAERLQQIKERCLLVQFGGAAGTLASLGSSDDGIRVRKRLAAILGLKDPVITWHVARDTIAEVVNFLALIGGSLGKIALDLMIMSSNELNEVAEPFVPHRGASSTMPQKRNPISSEIILAQSKILRAQAGLVLDGMVSDFERASGPWHLEWAALPVAFISVVGSLYQANFALSGLQVNSGAMKTNLESTRGLIVAEAVMMKLAEFIGRQEAHEVVYVMRGGVGSCLLKLFIGPAQWNSPRTHREPTENPPISKSGQS